A genomic region of Xanthomonas fragariae contains the following coding sequences:
- the rpmC gene encoding 50S ribosomal protein L29, whose amino-acid sequence MDIKQLREKSSDELKVHLTDLRKEQFSLRMQQVTGQLPKTHETRRVRREIARVKHLLGSTK is encoded by the coding sequence ATGGATATCAAACAACTCCGCGAGAAGTCGTCTGACGAATTGAAGGTCCACCTGACCGATCTGCGTAAGGAGCAATTCTCGCTCCGTATGCAGCAGGTCACAGGCCAGCTGCCGAAGACCCACGAAACCCGCCGGGTGCGCCGCGAGATTGCTCGCGTCAAGCACCTGCTCGGCAGCACCAAGTAA
- the rplP gene encoding 50S ribosomal protein L16 — MLQPKRTKYRKMHKGRNDGLAWSGNAVSFGEYGLKATAHGQLTARQIEAARRTISRHVKKGGKMYIRVFPDKPITKKPIEVRMGSGKGNVEYWVAQIQPGRMIYEIEGIPEDIAREAFRLAAAKLSVTTTFVTRTVR, encoded by the coding sequence ATGTTGCAACCCAAGCGAACCAAATATCGCAAAATGCACAAGGGTCGTAACGACGGCCTGGCATGGAGCGGAAACGCCGTCAGCTTCGGCGAGTACGGCCTCAAGGCAACCGCGCATGGTCAGCTGACCGCGCGTCAGATTGAAGCAGCACGCCGCACGATCAGCCGCCACGTCAAGAAGGGCGGCAAGATGTATATCCGTGTGTTCCCCGACAAGCCGATCACCAAGAAGCCGATCGAAGTCCGTATGGGCTCCGGTAAGGGCAATGTGGAGTACTGGGTCGCGCAGATTCAGCCGGGCCGCATGATCTATGAAATCGAGGGTATTCCCGAAGATATCGCACGTGAGGCGTTCCGCCTTGCCGCTGCGAAATTGTCGGTGACCACCACTTTCGTGACCAGGACGGTGCGCTGA
- the rpsC gene encoding 30S ribosomal protein S3, protein MGHKVHPTGIRLGIAKDWNSKWYASKADFAGYLAADLKVREMLRKKLAQAGISKILIERPAKTARVTIHTARPGVVIGKRGEDIEKLRKEVSELMGVPAHINVAEVRKPELDSQLVAESIAQQLERRIMFRRAMKRSVGNAMRLSALGIKVNVAGRLNGAEIARSEWYREGRVPLHTLRADIDYGFAEASTTYGIIGIKVWIYKGEVFDFSQVGQEKQDDSPRNDRNDRGDRGDRPSRPAREAR, encoded by the coding sequence ATGGGTCATAAAGTTCATCCGACTGGAATCCGTCTTGGCATCGCCAAAGACTGGAATTCCAAGTGGTACGCAAGTAAGGCAGACTTTGCCGGTTATCTCGCAGCCGACCTGAAAGTGCGTGAAATGCTGCGCAAGAAGCTCGCGCAGGCAGGTATCAGCAAGATCTTGATCGAGCGACCTGCCAAAACCGCCCGCGTGACGATTCACACTGCCCGACCGGGAGTGGTGATCGGCAAGCGTGGTGAGGACATCGAAAAACTGCGCAAGGAAGTGAGCGAATTGATGGGCGTTCCTGCGCACATCAACGTCGCCGAAGTGCGCAAGCCGGAGCTAGATTCGCAGCTGGTCGCTGAGTCGATCGCGCAGCAGCTTGAGCGTCGCATCATGTTCCGCCGCGCAATGAAGCGCTCGGTCGGTAATGCGATGCGCCTGAGTGCACTGGGTATCAAGGTCAATGTGGCTGGCCGCCTCAATGGTGCGGAAATCGCCCGTTCGGAATGGTACCGCGAAGGTCGCGTGCCGCTGCACACGCTACGTGCCGACATCGATTACGGTTTTGCCGAGGCGTCCACGACGTACGGCATCATCGGCATCAAGGTCTGGATCTATAAGGGTGAGGTCTTCGACTTCTCCCAGGTTGGCCAGGAGAAGCAGGACGACAGCCCGCGCAACGATCGTAATGATCGCGGCGACCGTGGTGACCGTCCTTCGCGCCCGGCTCGTGAAGCGAGGTAA
- the rplV gene encoding 50S ribosomal protein L22 — MEAKAILRTARISPQKARLVADQVRGLSAERAVNLLKFSDKKAAHLIKKVVESAIANAENNQGADVDELKVKTIMVDEGPSLKRFMARAKGRGTRILKRTSHITVIVGAAK, encoded by the coding sequence ATGGAAGCGAAAGCAATCCTGCGCACTGCGCGCATCTCCCCGCAGAAGGCCCGCCTGGTCGCTGATCAGGTGCGTGGACTGTCCGCCGAACGTGCGGTGAATCTGCTGAAGTTCTCGGATAAGAAGGCTGCACACCTGATCAAAAAGGTTGTGGAGTCGGCTATTGCCAATGCCGAGAACAATCAGGGCGCGGATGTCGACGAGCTGAAGGTCAAGACCATCATGGTTGATGAAGGTCCGTCTCTGAAGCGTTTCATGGCGCGCGCGAAAGGCCGCGGTACCCGCATCCTCAAGCGCACCAGTCACATCACTGTGATTGTTGGCGCCGCCAAGTAA
- the rpsS gene encoding 30S ribosomal protein S19 has protein sequence MPRSLKKGPFVDHHLAKKVESAAGGKKPIKTWSRRSMIMPQMVGLTIAVHNGKNHIPVLVNENMVGHKFGEFAIPRTFKGHAGDKKSSR, from the coding sequence ATGCCACGTTCACTCAAAAAGGGCCCGTTCGTCGATCACCATCTTGCAAAAAAGGTGGAGTCCGCTGCGGGTGGCAAGAAGCCGATCAAGACTTGGTCGCGCCGTTCGATGATTATGCCGCAAATGGTGGGCCTCACCATCGCCGTGCATAACGGCAAGAACCACATTCCGGTGCTCGTCAACGAGAATATGGTCGGTCACAAGTTCGGCGAATTCGCCATTCCCCGGACCTTCAAAGGTCACGCTGGCGACAAGAAGTCGAGCAGGTAA